In one Euwallacea fornicatus isolate EFF26 chromosome 33, ASM4011564v1, whole genome shotgun sequence genomic region, the following are encoded:
- the AGBE gene encoding 1,4-alpha-glucan-branching enzyme, whose product MGGKYSKMDPMDVEVPNIQALLDRDPYLKPYEAEIRRRYGVFKDYLEIIDTNGGGLDSFTQAYKYYGMHVQPDNSIICREWAPKAQALFLTGQFNHWDRSSHPYKQLDFGKWELVLPPTPQGTPLISHLEEVKIVVLTQNNQKEDRLSPYAPYVVEPPKEQGTIYKQLFYNPPENERYIFKNKNPDRPKSLRIYECHVGIATQELGVGTYDNFTDNILPRIVKQGYNVIQLMAIMEHAYYASFGYQVTSFYAASSRYGTPEALKRLVDKAHEYGLTVLLDIVHSHASKNVMDGLNMFDGSESCYFHEGSRGVHSLWDSRLFNYSEYEIMRFLLSNIRWWVDEYRFDGFRFDGCTSILYHSRGIGQGFSGHYDEYFGLNVDTDGIVYVMLANHTVHTLNPQAITIAEDVSGMPGTCRPVDEGCLGFDYRLAMAIPDKWIEILKKYKDEDWNLGNIVHTLTNRRWMEPNVAYAESHDQALVGDKTIAFWLMDKEMYTHMSKLSDPSPIIDRGIALHKMIRFITHVLGGEAWLNFMGNEFGHPEWLDFPREGNNSSYHYARRQWNLVDDKMLKYEYLNEWDAAMNKAESSYGWLAAAPAYISLKHEDDKVVVFERSGCLFAFNFHPTKSFVDYKVGVQGEGSFRIVLHSDEKRFGGFDRIDSSVLAHASNVGCFGRSHSVQLYIPSRTCLCLTNKTD is encoded by the exons ATGGGGGgcaaatattcgaaaatggaTCCCATGGATGTGGAGGTACCTAACATTCAAGCTCTGTTGGACAGGGATCCTTACTTGAAACCCTATGAGGCCGAAATCCGACGCCG CTATGGGGTTTTTAAAGATTATCTTGAAATAATCGATACAAATGGTGGAGGGTTAGACAGCTTCACCCAAGCTTACAAGTACTATGGCATGCATGTCCAACCTGACAACTCTATTATCTGTCGGGAGTGGGCTCCTAAGGCCCAGGCCCTTTTTTTAACTGGACAATTCA ACCATTGGGATCGTTCTAGCCATCCCTATAAGCAACTTGATTTTGGGAAATGGGAGTTGGTACTACCACCAACTCCTCAAGGAACGCCTCTTATTTCACATCTAGAGGAAGTTAAG attgtagttttaactcaaaataatCAGAAAGAAGACCGATTGTCACCATATGCTCCCTATGTTGTAGAGCCACCAAAGGAACAAGGGACAATTTACAAACAACTGTTTTATAATCCTCCAGAAAATGAA cgttatatatttaaaaacaaaaatcctgATAGACCAAAAAGTCTCAGAATTTATGAATGTCATGTAGGCATTGCAACTCAAGAGTTGGGAGTTGGAACTTATGATAATTTCACTGACAATATTCTACCTCGTATTGTTAAACAGGGCTACAATGTTATTCAATTAATGGCTATCATGGAACACGCTTATTACGCTAGTTTCGGTTATCAGGTTACTAGTTTTTATGCAGCTTCCAGCAG GTATGGAACACCTGAAGCTTTAAAAAGATTGGTTGATAAAGCCCATGAATATGGTTTAACAGTTCTTCTAGACATAGTTCACTCACATGCATCTAAAAACGTCATGGATGGACTTAATATGTTCGACGGTAGTGAATCATGCTATTTCCATGAAGGTAGCCGCGGTGTTCATTCCCTGTGGGATTCTAGACTTTTCAACTATTCAGAATACGAAATAATGAGATTTTTACTCTCAAATATTAGATGGTGGGTGGATGAATATCGATTTGATGGATTCAGGTTTGATGGATGCACCTCTATTTTGTATCATTCCAGAG GCATTGGACAAGGATTTAGTGGCCATTACGACGAATATTTTGGCCTAAATGTTGATACTGATGGAATTGTCTATGTGATGCTAGCCAACCACACAGTGCATACACTAAATCCTCAGGCAATTACCATAGCTGAAGACGTCTCTGGAATGCCTGGAACATGTCGTCCAGTAGATGAAGGTTGTCTAGGTTTTGATTATCGCTTAGCTATGGCAATACCGGATAAATGGATTGAAATTCTTAAGAAATATAAAGATGAAGATTGGAATTTAG GCAATATTGTTCATACCCTCACTAACCGACGTTGGATGGAACCTAATGTCGCCTATGCAGAATCTCACGACCAAGCTCTAGTAGGTGACAAAACAATCGCCTTCTGGCTTATGGATAAAGAGATGTACACCCACATGAGTAAACTCTCTGATCCTTCCCCCATAATTGACCGTGGAATAGCTTTGCATAAAATGATTCGATTTATTACCCACGTCCTAGGAGGCGAAGCTTGGCTAAATTTCATGGGAAACGAATTCGGACATCCCGAATGGCTGGATTTTCCTCGTGAAGGTAATAATAGCAGCTATCATTACGCCCGAAGGCAGTGGAATTTGGTAGATGATAAAATGCtcaaatatgaatatttgaacGAGTGGGATGCAGCTATGAATAAAGCTGAGAGTAG CTATGGTTGGTTAGCTGCAGCACCTGCTTACATAAGTCTTAAACACGAAGACGATAAAGTTGTGGTATTCGAAAGATCAGGTTGcctatttgcatttaatttccATCCTACAAAAAGTTTTGTAGACTACAAAGTAGGAGTCCAAGGAGAAGGTTCGTTTAGAATCGTCTTACATTCTGATGAAAAGCGGTTTGGAGGGTTTGATAGAATCGATTCCAGTGTGCTTGCTCATGCCAGCAATGTAGGATGTTTTGGTAGAAGCCATTCTGTACAG CTGTATATTCCTAGCCGTACTTGCCTATGTCTTACGAATAAAACTGATTAG
- the LOC136348524 gene encoding M-phase inducer phosphatase-like, producing the protein MKTCFIKNISCKMWDPLENDSCDTCEFSARMQNRQTSEDQFFKDSISPVKNEESSLFEGVTTLPASCATDSSPHCPMRRSLDDIDATSQDSGCGMSFAGDHGKFHSYASPNRGLSSSFGSGSICSIDDNILEDFCEIEPLESNSALPKDFNKLMNDPLVVRAKHSPHQKVSSPKDIIIRPMFRRALSLQNPATSVKSSRVRTSLFSDEDKENKSSYKRPEPPIPDLENGCIKRSKLFTDFSSPQPKPMENFFKRQFSATEESIMCAVQRSSTQPNLIGDYSKSYCLPLTNGRHQDLKSITVETLVRLMNGEFKDSVESYKVIDCRYPYEFVGGHINGAVNIFTKEQICELLFESRIPTPSTKRQILVFHCEFSSERGPNLYRFLRNEDRARNRSEYPMLNYPEIYLLEGGYKKFFQEYSEMCVPASYKEMLHPDHEEDLRHFRQKSKTWNADNRQKPLRSLKRL; encoded by the exons ATGAAGACTTGTTTTATAAAGAATATATCGTGCAAAATGTGGGATCCTCTAGAGAATGATTCTTGTGATACTTGCGAATTTTCTGCCAG GATGCAAAACCGGCAGACTTCAGAAGATCAGTTTTTCAAAGACTCCATCAGTCCAGTGAAAAACGAGGAGTCCTCCTTATTTGAGGGAGTAACAACCCTCCCTGCTTCGTGCGCAACCGACTCTTCTCCCCACTGTCCCATGAGAAGGTCTTTAGACGATATTGATGCAACGTCGCAGGATTCTGGTTGCGGGATGAGTTTTGCAGGCGATCACGGGAAGTTTCACTCGTATGCTTCACCTAACAGAGGTCTCTCTTCGTCATTTGGATCTGGATCGATTTGCTCCATAGATGACAACATACTGGAGGACTTCTGTGAAATAGAGCCTCTGGAGAGCAATTCGGCTCTTCCAAAGGACTTCAACAAGTTGATGAACGATCCGCTGGTGGTGAGAGCCAAACATTCGCCCCATCAAAAAGTCTCATCTCCAAAGGATATTATTATAAGACCAATGTTCCGGCGTGCGCTATCGCTGCAAAACCCTGCAACATCTGTCAAGAGCAGCAGAGTGCGAACTAGCCTCTTCAGCGATGAAGACAAGGAAAACAAGTCTTCATACAAACGCCCGGAACCACCCATTCCAGATCTGGAAAATGGCTGCATTAAGAGGTCAAAGCTCTTCACCGACTTCTCGTCTCCTCAACCAAAACCGatggaaaattttttcaaacggcAATTTTCAGCCACAGAAGAAAGCATCATGTGCGCAGTTCAACGGTCGTCCACCCAACCGAACTTAATTGGGGATTACAGTAAAAGTTATTGTTTACCTTTGACTAACGGGAGGCACCAAGACCTCAAATCAATCACTGTTGAGACCCTTGTGCGGCTGATGAATGGGGAGTTCAAGGATTCAGTCGAAAGCTACAAAGTAATCGACTGCAGATACCCTTATGAGTTCGTGGGCGGGCACATCAACGGGGCCGTGAATATCTTCACGAAAGAGCAGATCTGCGAGCTCCTCTTCGAGAGCCGAATTCCCACTCCCAGCACCAAGAGGCAAATTCTCGTTTTCCATTGCGAGTTTTCCAGCGAAAGAGGGCCGAATTT ATACCGATTTCTGCGCAACGAAGACCGAGCGAGAAACAGGAGCGAGTACCCCATGCTCAACTACCCCGAGATTTATCTCCTGGAGGGCGGGTACAAGAAGTTCTTCCAGGAATATTCGGAGATGTGCGTTCCAGCGTCCTACAAAGAAATGCTTCATCCAGACCACGAAGAAGACTTGCGCCACTTCAGGCAAAAGTCCAAGACCTGGAATGCGGACAACCGTCAAAAGCCCCtgagaagtttgaaaagatTATGA
- the LOC136348543 gene encoding M-phase inducer phosphatase-like isoform X1, with product MSDIPSLSMDFDQTSCSESYRSGTEPLSLYDSNSRDSGFDEAPLESIVDEEDFLEEFSEFSVCESLPTDFSNLIQKPIITVTVRPNTTAFSLDETVSPQKKKLCQRSVAEEESFISRRKNLLRKSRTVEYGNAVVPSGNVTFLSSENEIKTAIQRSYSEPDLIADFTRSYSLPSNISRHQDLRAIDTTTLNRLLNGELRVPSFKVIDCRYPYEYEGGHIAGALNIYTHDQCSALLEEAGKPDILIFHCEFSAERGPNLYRHLRQEDRKKNVYRYPALCFPEIYILEGGYRKFFEENSVLCCPSAYTKMLDPKFSNEMEFFRQISRTWDSDVKNCCKKTVRSRSVRKFVL from the exons ATGAGTGATATTCCCAGTCTTAGTATGGATTTTGACCAAACTAGTTGTTCTGAAAG TTATAGATCCGGAACAGAGCCTCTTTCCCTATACGACTCCAATTCCAGAGACTCGGGATTTGACGAAGCCCCCTTAGAATCAATAGTCGATGAAGAGGACTTCCTAGAAGAATTCTCCGAGTTCTCCGTGTGTGAGAGTCTCCCTACAGACTTCAGCAACTTAATCCAAAAGCCCATAATCACGGTCACCGTTAGACCGAACACTACAGCCTTCTCCTTAGACGAAACTGTTAGCCCacagaagaaaaaattgtgCCAAAGAAGTGTTGCCGAGGAAGAAAGTTTCATCTCCAGAAGAAAGAACTTATTAAGGAAATCCAGAACTGTGGAATACGGTAATGCAGTGGTGCCCTCGGGGAATGTGACATTTTTGAGTTCGGAAAATGAGATCAAAACTGCCATTCAGAGGTCTTATTCAGAGCCCGATTTAATAGCAGACTTCACCAGGAGTTATTCACTCCCCTCGAACATCTCCCGCCATCAAGATCTAAGAGCAATTGACACCACAACCTTAAATAGACTATTAAATGGTGAATTGAGAGTGCCCTCTTTCAAAGTAATAGACTGCAGATATCCATATGAATATGAGGGTGGCCACATTGCAGGGGcgttaaatatttacacaCATGACCAATGCTCTGCTCTTTTAGAAGAAGCAGGTAAACCCGACATTCTGATATTCCACTGTGAATTCTCTGCGGAAAGAGGACCAAACCTCTACAGACACTTAAGGCAAGAGGATCGCAAGAAGAACGTTTACAGGTACCCTGCTTTGTGCTTCCCAGAAATTTACATTCTAGAGGGTGGGTACAGGAAGTTCTTCGAAGAAAACTCCGTATTGTGCTGCCCGTCTGCGTACACTAAAATGCTCGATCCAAAGTTTAGTAACGAAATGGAGTTCTTTAGACAAATTTCTCGGACTTGGGATTCTGATGTTAAAAACTGTTGTAAGAAAACTGTGAGGAGTAGGAGTgttagaaaatttgttttgtga
- the LOC136348543 gene encoding M-phase inducer phosphatase-like isoform X2, translating to MSDIPSLSMDFDQTSCSERDSGFDEAPLESIVDEEDFLEEFSEFSVCESLPTDFSNLIQKPIITVTVRPNTTAFSLDETVSPQKKKLCQRSVAEEESFISRRKNLLRKSRTVEYGNAVVPSGNVTFLSSENEIKTAIQRSYSEPDLIADFTRSYSLPSNISRHQDLRAIDTTTLNRLLNGELRVPSFKVIDCRYPYEYEGGHIAGALNIYTHDQCSALLEEAGKPDILIFHCEFSAERGPNLYRHLRQEDRKKNVYRYPALCFPEIYILEGGYRKFFEENSVLCCPSAYTKMLDPKFSNEMEFFRQISRTWDSDVKNCCKKTVRSRSVRKFVL from the exons ATGAGTGATATTCCCAGTCTTAGTATGGATTTTGACCAAACTAGTTGTTCTGAAAG AGACTCGGGATTTGACGAAGCCCCCTTAGAATCAATAGTCGATGAAGAGGACTTCCTAGAAGAATTCTCCGAGTTCTCCGTGTGTGAGAGTCTCCCTACAGACTTCAGCAACTTAATCCAAAAGCCCATAATCACGGTCACCGTTAGACCGAACACTACAGCCTTCTCCTTAGACGAAACTGTTAGCCCacagaagaaaaaattgtgCCAAAGAAGTGTTGCCGAGGAAGAAAGTTTCATCTCCAGAAGAAAGAACTTATTAAGGAAATCCAGAACTGTGGAATACGGTAATGCAGTGGTGCCCTCGGGGAATGTGACATTTTTGAGTTCGGAAAATGAGATCAAAACTGCCATTCAGAGGTCTTATTCAGAGCCCGATTTAATAGCAGACTTCACCAGGAGTTATTCACTCCCCTCGAACATCTCCCGCCATCAAGATCTAAGAGCAATTGACACCACAACCTTAAATAGACTATTAAATGGTGAATTGAGAGTGCCCTCTTTCAAAGTAATAGACTGCAGATATCCATATGAATATGAGGGTGGCCACATTGCAGGGGcgttaaatatttacacaCATGACCAATGCTCTGCTCTTTTAGAAGAAGCAGGTAAACCCGACATTCTGATATTCCACTGTGAATTCTCTGCGGAAAGAGGACCAAACCTCTACAGACACTTAAGGCAAGAGGATCGCAAGAAGAACGTTTACAGGTACCCTGCTTTGTGCTTCCCAGAAATTTACATTCTAGAGGGTGGGTACAGGAAGTTCTTCGAAGAAAACTCCGTATTGTGCTGCCCGTCTGCGTACACTAAAATGCTCGATCCAAAGTTTAGTAACGAAATGGAGTTCTTTAGACAAATTTCTCGGACTTGGGATTCTGATGTTAAAAACTGTTGTAAGAAAACTGTGAGGAGTAGGAGTgttagaaaatttgttttgtga